Genomic window (Meiothermus sp. QL-1):
GTTCCCGGGCCTACGAGGCCCTGCACGAGCAGGAGACGCTCTACCGCACCCTCTTGGAAACCCTGCCCGATGGGGTGGCGCTGCTGGACGGTTCTAGACTGCTTTACTTGAACCCTGCGGGGCTGCGCGGCCTGGGGTATGCGCAGCTAGAGGAGGTGGTGGGGCGGCCGCTGGCCGACTTCGTTCACCCAGAGGACCTGCCGCGGGTGGCCGAGCGCCTTCAGCGCATTCTGGCCGGTGAGCCCGACCAGGCCGAGGAGGTCCGGTTGGTGGCTGCGGATGGGCGCGTTCTCGAGGTCGAGGTCCATGGGGTTCTGGTGCAGCTTCGGGACCAGAAGCAGGTCATGATCTCCATTCGGGATGTAGGGGAGCGAAAGCGGCAGCAGGCCCGCATCGAGTATTTGGCCTACCACGATCCCCTGACCGGTCTGCCTAACCGGCGCAAGCTCTGGGAGGAGGCCGAGAAGATGCTGCTGCCCGACCGCCGTCGCCGCGACACCCCGGCCCTCATTTACCTGGACCTGGACAACTTCAAGCTGGTCAACGATACCCTTGGCCACCCGGCAGGGGACGAGCTCCTGTGCCAGCTTGCCCAGCGGATCCGGGAGGTGCTGCGCCAGAATGACCTGCTGGTGCGCATGGGAGGGGACGAGCTGGCGGTACTTCTCCCCTCGGCCAACCGTGAGGCTGCGCTCGCTGCGGCCCAGCGCATCAGCAGGGTCTTCCAGCAGCCCTTCAAGCTGGGGGGACAGGTTGTCTACGCCCAGGCCAGCCTGGGGGTGGCCCTCTATCCTGAGCACGGTCAGACGCTGGATGAGCTGGCCCGGGCTGCCGACGTGGCCATGTACCAGGCCAAGCAGAGCCGCACAGGCATAGCTGTTTACGACCCGGCCCTGGACGTGAACTCCCTCGAGCGGTTGAAGACCATCCAGGAGCTGCGCAGAAGCATCCAGGAAGGCCAGTTTCTCATCTGGTACCAGCCTATCCTGGCCCTTCCTGAGCAAAGGGTGGTCAGGTGGGAGGCCCTGGTGCGCTGGGAGCATCCTGTTCGAGGTTTGCTGAGCCCTATGGAGTTCGTTCCCCTGGCCGAGGAGTCAGGGCTGGTGGGCGAGCTCGATCTGGTTGTGCTGCGCCAGGCTGTGCGCGAGCAAAAGCGGCTCAATAGGGGTCTGGCCGTTAACTTCTCTGCTTCCACCCTTGCCCATCCCCACTGGGTGCGGGAGGTGGTGCGGGCGCTGGTGGAGGAGAATCTGCCCCCGGAGTTTTTGTGGATAGAGATCACCGAATCGGCCTTGCTGCCGGAGCGGCAGAGGTGGTTGGCGGGTCTGGTTGCGCTGCGGGGTTTGGGGGTTCGGGTGGCGCTGGACGATTTTGGGATGGGTTACTCCTCTCTGGCCCACCTCAGACAGCTGCCAGTAGACCTTGTCAAGATAGACAAGAGCTTCGTGAAGGGTGTAGGGCGCGATTCGGCGGCCGAGAACATTCTGAAAGCCACGCTGCAGCTGGCCCAGGCCTTTGGCTTGAAGACCCTGGCCGAGGGGGTGGAGCGGCGCGAGCAGCTCGAGTGGCTGGCCCACCACGGCTGCAACTATGCCCAGGGCCACTACATTGGCCCACCGCTTTCCCTGCAGGAGGCCTTGAGCAGGGGTAGGGCTCTGTGACTGTTGCATTTTTATGCATTTCGTAATAATATTCAAACAAGCAGCGGATGCGCTGCTTGACACCCGGCCAACAAACCTTGTAGACTCCGGGCCAAGAAACTTACTTCAGGGTTAAGTCCGCTCCGGTGAGGGCGCGAACCTTCTTGGCAGCAAGAAGGTTTTTTCTTTGCTGCGAATAGCTACGGCTAGCGAAAGGAGGGAACGTGCAACCCACCAGGTCCGAAGAAGCTTTGCGCGAGCAGTATCCGCCCCTCACCGACCATGAAGCCCTTGTAGAGGCCCACCGCTGCCTTTACTGCTACGACGCACCGTGCACCCAGGCCTGCCCTACCCACATCGACATCCCTAAGTTCATCAAGAAGATTGCAACCGGCAACCTTCTGGGTTCGGCCCGCACCATCCTCGAGGCCAACCTGATGGGGGCCACCTGCGCCAGGGTCTGCCCGGTGGAGGAGCTCTGCGAGGGGGCCTGTGTGCTGGGGGCGGAGCATCGTCCCATCATGATTGGCCGCCTCCAGCGCTACGCCACGGACTACGTCTACGAGCGGGGTATCGATGTCTTCAAGCCGGGCCCTCCGACAGGTAAAAGGGTGGCGGTTATCGGGGCTGGGCCCGCCGGTCTTACCTGTGCTGGGGAGCTGGCCAAGCTGGGCCACCGGGTTACCGTTTACGAAAAACGCGAGCTGCCCAACGGCCTTTCCACCTACGGCATCATCGGGCTGCGCGAGCCGGTGGAGGTGGCGCTGGCCGAGGCCGAGATGGTGCGGCGGCTGGGGGTGGAGATCAAGACCCAGATGGAGCTGGGGCGGAATCTCGCCTGGGATGAGGTGCGAAACAGCCACGACGCGGTTTTCCTGGCCGTGGGGCTGGGTGCGGTGCCGAAGCTGGGCATTCCCGGCGAAGAGCGGATGGTGGATGGCCTTGGCTACATTGAGGCCTCCAAGCTGAATCCCCGGGCCCTTCAGGTGGGCCGGGAGGTGGTGGTGGTGGGCGCGGGGAACACCGCTATAGACTGTGCTACCATTGCCAAGCGTTTTGGGGCGGAACGGGTGACCATCGTTTACCGCCGCACCGAGCGGGAGATGACCGCTTACCCCCACGAGTACGAGTTTGCCAAGAAAGAAGGCATCGAGTTTCGCTTTCTAACCCAGCCGGTGGAGGTGCTGCTCGAGGCGGAGCGGGTGGTGGGGCTTCGGTGCGTGCGGATGCAGCTTGGCGCGCCAGACGCCTCCGGCCGGCCCGCACCGGAGCCGGTGGCAGACTCGGCGTTCGTCATCCCCTGCGATCAGGTGGTGAAGGCTATTGGCCAGGAGAAACCCGCCATAGCCCAGATGCTGGGCTTGGCGACCGAGGGAGGGTTCATCAAGGTGAACCAGGACTACGAGACCAGCCTGCCCGGGGTGTACGCCGGGGGCGACTGCATCCGTGCTAGAGGGTCGGCCTCTACGGTGATGGCTGTGCAGGATGGCAAGCTGGCGGCCTTTGCCATCCACCGCAGGCTGGTGCAGCAGATAGGCATGGCTGCGGACTAGGGAGAGGAGTAGGTATGGCCGACTTGTCGATTAACTTTGCCGGTATCAGGTCCCCCAACCCCTTCTGGTTGGCCTCGGCCCCTCCTACCAACTCGGCTGCACAGGTACACCGGGCCTTTGAGGCGGGCTGGGGTGGAGCGGTCTGGAAGACCATCGGGGCCCCGGTGCTCAATGTCTCCAACCGCTATGGGGCCTGGCACTACGGGGGCCAGAGGATGCTGGCCATCAACAACGTGGAGCTCATTTCCGACCGGCCCCTCGAGGTCAACCTCAAGGAGATCCGCGACGTGAAGCGCCACTGGCCCGACCGGGCGCTGATTGTCTCGGCCATGGTCGAGTCCAAGCCCGAAGCCTGGCGGGATATCGTCATGCGCATCGAAGATACCGGAGCCGACGGCATTGAGCTCAACTACGGCTGCCCCCACGGCATGAGCGAGCGGGGGATGGGCAGCGCGGTGGGCCAGGTGCCCTCGTACTGCCAGATGATAACCTCTTGGGTCACCGAGGTAGCCCGAATCCCGGTAATCGTCAAGCTCACCCCCAACGTGGCCTCGGTGGTGCCGCCGGCGCGGGCGGCTTTGGCCGCGGGGGCCCATGGGCTTTCCCTCATCAACACCATCAACTCCATCATCGGGGTGGACCTGGATACCCTGGAACTCGTTCCCAACATCGGCGGCAAGGGAGGGCACGGGGGGTATGCCGGCCCGGCGGTCAAACCCATCGCCCTACACCACCTTTCCTCGCTAGGGGTGGACGAGGAGGTGAGAAGGCGCGGGGTGCCCATCTCCGGCATGGGGGGCATTACTACCTGGCGTGATGCCGCTGAGTTCTTGCTGCTGGGTGCAACCAGCCTGCAGGTTTGCACAGCGGTGATGCACTACGGCTTTCGTATTATCGAAGACCTGGTGGACGGTCTGAGCGCCTGGATGGATGCCAAGGGCTTCAAGACCATCGCGGATGTGGTGGGCAGGAGCCTGCCCCGCATCTCCGATTTCAACGACTTCGACCTTTCCTTCCGCGCTGTGGCGCGAATCAACCCCGACAAGTGCATCAAGTGCAACCTGTGCTATGTAGCCTGCCACGACAGTGCCCATCAGTGCATCGACCTGGTGGACGCCCAAGGACAGGTGGTAACGCCTTACCGCTACGATCCTCGTTCCAACGGAAAATACCAGGCCCTCAGCGACCGCCCGCAGCCGGTGGTGCGCGAGGAAGACTGCG
Coding sequences:
- a CDS encoding bifunctional diguanylate cyclase/phosphodiesterase, with amino-acid sequence MNTWLAEERVGLAAGIGVLLGYALVFLEPERLGPHPFLLASLASAVLGWRLGLRVALVLGLLGLLLQAWWLGLRLPAWGKEPLESVYFLAGGLFPWLAGLIRYRFVRKVKPPAEPLAMEERHTELTLFSRVGDELARDLEPLGLVRGVVDTLCQHPRFEGVAAYSPEGGGLRLLWAGGRPVLPDRFDASHEAVLQAARSARKRVVPLGEDRLLVVVPLPVQGRVEAVLLAVGPAAEISPRDLRFLEGVAAQLSLAIDRSRAYEALHEQETLYRTLLETLPDGVALLDGSRLLYLNPAGLRGLGYAQLEEVVGRPLADFVHPEDLPRVAERLQRILAGEPDQAEEVRLVAADGRVLEVEVHGVLVQLRDQKQVMISIRDVGERKRQQARIEYLAYHDPLTGLPNRRKLWEEAEKMLLPDRRRRDTPALIYLDLDNFKLVNDTLGHPAGDELLCQLAQRIREVLRQNDLLVRMGGDELAVLLPSANREAALAAAQRISRVFQQPFKLGGQVVYAQASLGVALYPEHGQTLDELARAADVAMYQAKQSRTGIAVYDPALDVNSLERLKTIQELRRSIQEGQFLIWYQPILALPEQRVVRWEALVRWEHPVRGLLSPMEFVPLAEESGLVGELDLVVLRQAVREQKRLNRGLAVNFSASTLAHPHWVREVVRALVEENLPPEFLWIEITESALLPERQRWLAGLVALRGLGVRVALDDFGMGYSSLAHLRQLPVDLVKIDKSFVKGVGRDSAAENILKATLQLAQAFGLKTLAEGVERREQLEWLAHHGCNYAQGHYIGPPLSLQEALSRGRAL
- a CDS encoding NAD(P)-dependent oxidoreductase, which gives rise to MQPTRSEEALREQYPPLTDHEALVEAHRCLYCYDAPCTQACPTHIDIPKFIKKIATGNLLGSARTILEANLMGATCARVCPVEELCEGACVLGAEHRPIMIGRLQRYATDYVYERGIDVFKPGPPTGKRVAVIGAGPAGLTCAGELAKLGHRVTVYEKRELPNGLSTYGIIGLREPVEVALAEAEMVRRLGVEIKTQMELGRNLAWDEVRNSHDAVFLAVGLGAVPKLGIPGEERMVDGLGYIEASKLNPRALQVGREVVVVGAGNTAIDCATIAKRFGAERVTIVYRRTEREMTAYPHEYEFAKKEGIEFRFLTQPVEVLLEAERVVGLRCVRMQLGAPDASGRPAPEPVADSAFVIPCDQVVKAIGQEKPAIAQMLGLATEGGFIKVNQDYETSLPGVYAGGDCIRARGSASTVMAVQDGKLAAFAIHRRLVQQIGMAAD
- the preA gene encoding NAD-dependent dihydropyrimidine dehydrogenase subunit PreA, producing the protein MADLSINFAGIRSPNPFWLASAPPTNSAAQVHRAFEAGWGGAVWKTIGAPVLNVSNRYGAWHYGGQRMLAINNVELISDRPLEVNLKEIRDVKRHWPDRALIVSAMVESKPEAWRDIVMRIEDTGADGIELNYGCPHGMSERGMGSAVGQVPSYCQMITSWVTEVARIPVIVKLTPNVASVVPPARAALAAGAHGLSLINTINSIIGVDLDTLELVPNIGGKGGHGGYAGPAVKPIALHHLSSLGVDEEVRRRGVPISGMGGITTWRDAAEFLLLGATSLQVCTAVMHYGFRIIEDLVDGLSAWMDAKGFKTIADVVGRSLPRISDFNDFDLSFRAVARINPDKCIKCNLCYVACHDSAHQCIDLVDAQGQVVTPYRYDPRSNGKYQALSDRPQPVVREEDCVGCRLCHNVCPVEGCIEMVEVPSGRAPVTWRELTEQRREVTEDWAAMERYRREVGIEIH